One genomic window of Streptomyces sp. WP-1 includes the following:
- a CDS encoding MarR family winged helix-turn-helix transcriptional regulator, which yields MAETASAVIRVVTDHRDLSFTAASTLARLEREGPVRLTLLAAAEGVAQPSMTQLVQRLERQGLVMRVDDAVDGRVTLIAVTDAGREVLAARRRSRDARLADLMAGLPDDDRRALADAMRVVAPLVQRMLSDTARSAQPPQPAQPALQPERPDTGSDR from the coding sequence CTGGCGGAGACGGCATCGGCCGTGATCAGGGTCGTGACGGATCACCGGGACCTCAGTTTCACCGCCGCCTCCACCCTGGCGCGACTGGAACGCGAGGGCCCGGTCCGGCTCACGCTCCTCGCGGCGGCGGAGGGCGTGGCCCAGCCGTCCATGACCCAGTTGGTGCAGCGGCTGGAGCGCCAGGGCCTGGTCATGCGCGTCGATGACGCGGTGGACGGCCGGGTGACGCTGATCGCGGTCACGGACGCCGGGCGGGAGGTGCTCGCCGCCCGCCGGCGGTCACGCGACGCACGCCTGGCCGATCTGATGGCCGGCCTTCCGGACGACGACCGGCGCGCGCTCGCCGACGCCATGCGCGTCGTCGCCCCGCTCGTGCAGCGCATGCTCAGCGACACCGCCAGGAGCGCCCAGCCTCCTCAGCCCGCCCAGCCCGCCCTTCAGCCCGAACGGCCTGACACCGGGAGCGACCGATGA
- a CDS encoding ferredoxin yields MSWRLSVDRGQCMGSGMCAGTAPDLFVVDGDHARPVREQIPEGVEPALDAADICPMQAITVRDADGTEIGPRE; encoded by the coding sequence ATGAGCTGGCGACTGAGTGTGGACCGGGGCCAGTGCATGGGCTCCGGCATGTGCGCCGGGACCGCGCCGGACCTGTTCGTCGTCGACGGCGACCACGCGCGTCCGGTGCGCGAGCAGATCCCGGAGGGCGTCGAACCCGCCCTGGACGCGGCGGACATCTGCCCGATGCAGGCCATCACCGTCCGGGACGCCGACGGGACGGAGATCGGGCCCCGGGAGTGA
- a CDS encoding cytochrome P450, which produces MTATDHAPLAYPFNSGQDLDLSEAYERARDTPGLLRVRMQYGEPAWLATRYADARLVLGDQRFSRALSLEHDEPRASEGRRDSGILSMDPPDHTRLRSLVAKAFTVRQVEKLRPQVRELTTSLLDAMEAAGPPVDLVDRYALPIPVAVICRLLGVPERDRPQFRVWSDAALSTSSLTAEEFDRNREELRAYMAELIAAHRAEPQDDLMTALIEARDHGDRLSELELVDLCVGILVAGHETTATQIPNFVLTLLDHPRALAQLRAEPALITQAIEELLRFVPLGSGAGQARYAKEDIEVGGTLVRAGEPVLVAIGAANRDALRFTEAGALDITRGGNAHLGFGHGVHHCLGAPLARLELQEAIGALVARFPGLRVAGDITWKTEMLVRGPRVMPVSW; this is translated from the coding sequence GTGACGGCAACCGACCACGCACCCCTCGCCTACCCCTTCAACTCCGGCCAGGACCTGGATCTGTCCGAGGCGTACGAGCGCGCCCGTGACACCCCTGGGCTGCTGCGCGTGCGGATGCAGTACGGCGAGCCGGCCTGGCTCGCCACCCGGTACGCGGACGCCCGGCTGGTCCTCGGCGACCAGCGTTTCAGCCGTGCGCTGAGCCTCGAACACGACGAGCCGCGGGCCTCCGAGGGCCGCCGGGACAGCGGGATCCTCAGCATGGACCCGCCCGACCACACCCGGCTGCGCTCGCTGGTGGCGAAGGCGTTCACCGTGCGCCAGGTGGAGAAACTCCGGCCGCAGGTCCGGGAGTTGACGACCTCGCTGCTGGACGCGATGGAGGCGGCGGGCCCGCCCGTCGACCTGGTCGACCGCTACGCGCTGCCGATCCCGGTGGCGGTGATCTGCCGGCTGCTCGGGGTGCCGGAGCGGGACCGCCCCCAGTTCCGGGTGTGGAGCGACGCGGCGCTGTCCACCAGCTCGCTGACCGCCGAGGAGTTCGACCGCAACCGCGAGGAACTGCGCGCCTACATGGCCGAGTTGATCGCCGCGCATCGCGCCGAGCCCCAGGACGACCTGATGACGGCGCTGATCGAGGCGCGCGACCACGGCGACCGGCTGTCGGAGCTGGAACTGGTCGATCTGTGCGTCGGCATCCTCGTGGCCGGTCACGAGACCACCGCCACCCAGATCCCCAACTTCGTGCTCACCCTGCTCGATCACCCGCGGGCGCTGGCCCAGCTGCGCGCGGAGCCCGCGCTGATCACACAGGCCATCGAGGAGCTGCTGCGGTTCGTGCCGCTGGGCAGCGGGGCCGGGCAGGCCCGGTACGCCAAGGAGGACATCGAGGTCGGTGGCACCCTGGTGCGGGCCGGGGAGCCGGTGCTGGTCGCCATCGGGGCGGCCAACCGGGACGCGCTGCGCTTCACCGAGGCCGGGGCGCTCGACATCACCCGCGGCGGCAACGCGCATCTCGGCTTCGGCCACGGCGTGCACCACTGCCTGGGCGCGCCCCTCGCCCGGCTCGAACTCCAGGAGGCCATCGGGGCGTTGGTGGCCCGCTTCCCCGGGCTGCGCGTCGCGGGCGACATCACCTGGAAGACCGAGATGCTGGTGCGCGGGCCCCGCGTGATGCCGGTGAGCTGGTGA
- a CDS encoding TetR/AcrR family transcriptional regulator: MDGGEYTRKTHRSAGGAPDREPPQRPRDARETRARILRAAGAVFAERGYEAATVRDIAARAGVNQALIFRYFGSKKALLTEVMAQDGKEQVSTTPPELLFETALRGVLAEGGGADADRLAVYLRSIGSADAAPETVRALGEEYAGALAALSEAEDGTLRAQLAMAWLLGIGLMRVVVRQEPLATAEPDAICAHVLTALDRLLPVLPDGEAGARPEAGADVGPEAGADTGPGERAGAGPGEERPGVRP, translated from the coding sequence GTGGACGGCGGCGAGTACACGCGGAAGACGCACCGGAGCGCCGGGGGCGCGCCGGACAGGGAGCCGCCGCAGCGCCCGCGCGATGCCCGGGAGACCCGCGCGCGCATTCTGCGGGCGGCCGGCGCGGTCTTCGCCGAGCGGGGGTACGAGGCGGCCACCGTCCGGGACATCGCCGCCCGCGCCGGGGTGAACCAGGCGCTCATATTCCGCTACTTCGGCTCGAAGAAAGCCCTGCTCACCGAGGTGATGGCGCAGGACGGCAAGGAGCAGGTGAGCACCACGCCCCCCGAGCTGCTGTTCGAGACCGCGCTGCGCGGCGTGCTCGCGGAGGGCGGCGGCGCCGACGCGGACCGGCTGGCCGTCTACCTCCGCTCCATCGGCAGCGCCGACGCCGCCCCGGAGACGGTCCGCGCGCTCGGCGAGGAGTACGCCGGTGCGCTCGCCGCGCTCTCCGAGGCGGAGGACGGCACCCTGCGCGCCCAGCTCGCCATGGCCTGGCTGCTCGGCATCGGCCTGATGCGGGTCGTCGTACGCCAGGAACCACTGGCGACCGCCGAACCGGACGCGATCTGCGCGCATGTCCTCACGGCCCTGGACCGGCTGCTTCCGGTGCTGCCGGACGGCGAGGCGGGGGCGAGGCCGGAAGCGGGGGCGGACGTGGGGCCGGAGGCGGGGGCGGACACAGGTCCGGGGGAGAGGGCGGGGGCCGGGCCGGGGGAGGAGCGGCCGGGCGTACGGCCGTAG
- a CDS encoding TetR family transcriptional regulator: protein MSEPAFQRARSAEAKQAREAAILDAARTLGRVRGVRDVTLTDIAAAVGMHKSALLRYFETREQIFLALTAEGWREWSAALRADLGRRERATSAEVAAVLAGTLAARPMFCDLLAQAPLNLERNVSIESVRSFKLVTLKEVELIGGELGRLLGLDEQESVDTIATATSLAGALWQMATPGPRLRELYLSDPRLGHAVVEVEPRLDRVLSAYLTGVGAESAAAT, encoded by the coding sequence ATGAGTGAGCCTGCCTTTCAGCGTGCGCGCAGTGCCGAGGCCAAACAGGCACGGGAAGCGGCGATCCTGGACGCCGCCCGGACGCTCGGCCGGGTGCGCGGGGTGCGGGACGTCACCCTCACGGACATCGCCGCGGCCGTGGGCATGCACAAGTCGGCGCTGCTGCGCTATTTCGAGACGCGGGAGCAGATCTTCCTCGCGCTGACCGCGGAGGGCTGGCGGGAGTGGTCCGCCGCACTCCGTGCGGACCTGGGACGCCGGGAGCGGGCGACATCCGCCGAGGTCGCGGCCGTCCTCGCGGGGACGCTGGCGGCGCGGCCCATGTTCTGCGACCTGCTCGCGCAGGCGCCGCTGAACCTGGAGCGGAACGTGTCGATCGAGTCGGTGCGCTCCTTCAAGCTCGTCACCCTCAAGGAGGTCGAGCTGATCGGCGGCGAGCTGGGCCGGCTGCTCGGCCTGGACGAGCAGGAGAGCGTCGACACGATCGCCACCGCGACCAGCCTCGCCGGGGCCCTGTGGCAGATGGCCACACCGGGCCCGCGCCTGCGCGAGCTGTATCTGAGCGACCCCCGGCTCGGCCACGCGGTGGTGGAGGTGGAACCGCGGCTCGACCGGGTGCTCAGCGCGTATCTCACGGGGGTCGGGGCGGAGTCGGCGGCGGCGACCTGA
- a CDS encoding SDR family NAD(P)-dependent oxidoreductase — protein sequence MSTQDPQVWFITGSSRGFGRALVDAVLAAGDLVVATARRPDTLAADLAEYGDRVLPLALDVTGPDAARAAVEAAVARFGRIDVLVNNAGYANVSPIETTEDDDFRAQFETNFWGVYHVTKAALPVLRAQGAGTVVQFSSIGGRVGGSPGIASYQAAKFAVDGFSRVLAAETAPFGVRVMVVEPSGFATDWAGSSMTVHDVPEAYDATVGAMNRLMRQNTAGAAGDPRRAAEIIVRTVRRGEVPGHLLLGVNAATMALDHSRRQLAEASAWEKVSRSADFGEPYPVPLPSQEAV from the coding sequence ATGAGTACACAGGATCCCCAGGTCTGGTTCATCACCGGTTCGTCGCGCGGCTTCGGCCGCGCCCTGGTCGACGCCGTGCTTGCGGCCGGCGACCTGGTCGTCGCCACCGCCCGCCGCCCCGACACCCTCGCGGCGGACCTCGCCGAGTACGGCGACCGCGTGCTGCCCCTCGCCCTGGACGTCACCGGCCCGGACGCGGCACGCGCGGCCGTCGAGGCGGCCGTGGCCCGCTTCGGGCGCATCGACGTGCTGGTGAACAACGCGGGGTACGCGAACGTGTCGCCCATCGAGACGACCGAGGACGACGACTTCCGCGCCCAGTTCGAGACCAACTTCTGGGGCGTCTACCACGTCACCAAGGCCGCGCTCCCCGTCCTGCGCGCGCAGGGTGCGGGCACCGTCGTGCAGTTCTCCTCGATCGGCGGCCGGGTCGGCGGCTCGCCCGGCATCGCGTCGTACCAGGCGGCCAAGTTCGCCGTGGACGGTTTCAGCCGGGTGCTGGCCGCGGAGACCGCGCCGTTCGGGGTGCGGGTCATGGTGGTCGAGCCGAGCGGCTTCGCCACCGACTGGGCCGGCTCCTCGATGACCGTCCACGACGTCCCCGAGGCGTACGACGCGACCGTGGGCGCGATGAACCGGCTGATGCGGCAGAACACGGCCGGCGCGGCCGGGGACCCGCGCCGCGCCGCCGAGATCATCGTCCGCACGGTGCGGCGCGGCGAGGTCCCGGGCCACCTCCTGCTCGGGGTGAACGCCGCGACCATGGCGCTGGACCACTCCCGCCGGCAGCTCGCCGAGGCGAGCGCCTGGGAGAAGGTGAGCCGCTCGGCCGACTTCGGCGAGCCCTACCCGGTGCCGCTCCCGTCGCAGGAGGCCGTCTGA
- a CDS encoding DUF2993 domain-containing protein, translating into MRTPHTSTHHTAHSDGPGPDRVPSARSPYDELAALAEDPRGGPEDGPLDDFLRVTDAPDQRDDDADDAWAPPNHRRRGRRRNRATGLPTLLRLTVWALTFACLVALADRWALLYAERQAADRLKDRLHLTAAPEVRIGGFPFLTQLLDQRLDSVRVTVPDVPADRVTLTQVTATARDIRIDGDGPTAIRGALVRQMHGQVLLSFADMNRELGASQVSFSAQGPGRIKALGSLRLAGHDVRVRADAHIQRDGDRGISTSVDGMRLDIGDLATYRPGTGPAEGLHLTRAAARRVTREADKIKALLGVPAIVHRMGVPDSAVNAALHDEDKLHRLTGAPRFLHQLTRVNLVDLALAHPEVLKRLGVDLSLLTSLTRLTRPQVADRFDFAFRIPNPPSGDLRLQRVAVDKDGIHVYVSGAGLLLGK; encoded by the coding sequence ATGCGTACCCCCCACACCTCGACGCATCACACCGCTCACTCCGACGGACCCGGCCCCGACCGGGTTCCGTCCGCACGAAGTCCCTACGACGAACTGGCCGCGCTCGCGGAGGATCCCCGGGGCGGCCCCGAGGACGGCCCGCTGGACGACTTCCTCCGCGTGACGGATGCCCCCGACCAGCGGGACGACGACGCCGACGACGCCTGGGCACCACCCAACCACAGGCGCCGGGGCCGTCGCCGGAACCGCGCCACGGGGCTGCCCACCCTGCTCAGGCTGACCGTCTGGGCGCTCACCTTCGCCTGCCTCGTCGCCCTCGCCGACCGCTGGGCGCTGCTCTACGCCGAGCGGCAGGCCGCCGACCGGCTCAAGGACCGGCTGCATCTGACCGCCGCGCCCGAGGTGCGGATCGGCGGCTTCCCGTTCCTGACCCAACTGCTCGACCAGCGGCTGGACTCGGTGCGGGTCACCGTCCCGGACGTACCGGCCGACCGGGTCACCCTGACGCAGGTCACCGCCACCGCGCGTGACATACGCATCGACGGCGACGGGCCGACGGCCATAAGGGGAGCCCTCGTTCGGCAGATGCACGGCCAGGTCTTGCTGTCCTTCGCCGACATGAACCGTGAACTGGGCGCCTCCCAGGTGTCGTTCAGTGCCCAGGGGCCCGGCCGGATCAAGGCGCTCGGCTCGCTGCGGCTCGCCGGGCACGATGTGCGGGTGCGTGCCGACGCCCACATCCAGCGGGACGGGGACCGCGGGATCAGCACCTCGGTGGACGGGATGCGGCTGGACATCGGCGACCTCGCGACCTACCGGCCCGGCACCGGCCCCGCCGAGGGGCTGCACCTCACCCGGGCCGCCGCGCGCCGGGTCACCCGGGAGGCGGACAAGATCAAGGCGTTGCTGGGCGTCCCGGCGATCGTGCACCGCATGGGCGTACCGGACAGCGCGGTGAACGCCGCGCTGCACGACGAGGACAAGCTCCACCGGCTCACCGGCGCGCCGCGCTTCCTGCACCAGCTGACCCGGGTGAACCTCGTGGATCTGGCACTCGCCCACCCCGAGGTGCTCAAGCGGCTCGGCGTCGACCTCTCCCTGCTGACCTCGCTGACCAGGCTGACCCGCCCGCAGGTGGCCGACCGCTTCGACTTCGCCTTCCGGATCCCGAACCCGCCCTCCGGCGACCTGCGGCTCCAGCGGGTCGCGGTGGACAAGGACGGGATCCATGTCTACGTCAGCGGGGCGGGCCTGCTCCTGGGCAAGTGA
- a CDS encoding SDR family NAD(P)-dependent oxidoreductase: MTARDTGRFVGKAAVVTGGSRGIGAAVARRLAAEGAAVVIGYRSNREAADALVTAIEADGGKALAHGADVADPAQSEALVERAVAEFGRLDVLASCAGIEHFGALADLTPADFDRVFAVNTRGQLFAAQHAAARMGEGGRIVLTSSVSASRAVFEHTLYAASKAAVESMVLNLSAELGRRGITINAIAPGGTDTDMATENAAGYQHPLLRGEMPLGQWLSVHGALGRLATPEEIAAGYAYLASDDAAYMTGRTLPVDGGFF; encoded by the coding sequence ATGACGGCAAGGGACACCGGACGTTTCGTGGGTAAGGCCGCGGTGGTGACCGGTGGCAGCAGGGGCATCGGGGCGGCGGTCGCCAGGCGCCTGGCGGCGGAGGGGGCGGCCGTCGTCATCGGCTACCGGAGCAACAGGGAGGCGGCCGACGCGCTGGTCACCGCGATCGAGGCGGACGGCGGCAAGGCCCTGGCGCACGGCGCGGACGTGGCCGATCCCGCTCAGAGCGAGGCCCTGGTCGAGCGCGCGGTCGCGGAATTCGGCCGGCTGGACGTCCTCGCCTCCTGCGCCGGCATCGAGCACTTCGGCGCCCTGGCGGATCTCACCCCGGCCGACTTCGACCGCGTCTTCGCCGTGAACACCCGCGGCCAGCTGTTCGCCGCCCAGCACGCGGCCGCCCGGATGGGGGAGGGCGGCAGGATCGTGCTCACCTCCTCGGTCAGCGCGTCCCGCGCGGTCTTCGAGCACACCCTGTACGCCGCGTCCAAGGCCGCCGTGGAGTCCATGGTCCTCAACCTCTCCGCCGAACTGGGCCGGCGCGGCATCACCATCAACGCGATCGCCCCCGGCGGCACCGACACCGACATGGCCACCGAGAACGCGGCCGGGTACCAGCACCCCCTCCTGCGCGGCGAGATGCCGCTCGGGCAGTGGCTGTCGGTGCACGGCGCGCTCGGCCGCCTCGCCACGCCCGAGGAGATCGCCGCGGGCTACGCCTACCTGGCCAGCGACGACGCCGCGTACATGACCGGCCGTACGCTCCCCGTGGACGGCGGCTTCTTCTGA
- a CDS encoding MFS transporter yields the protein MSTSTSAAGGRGQGAQDSGYQPDPRRWRALWVTLVAGFMSLLDVTIVAVALPTVQRDLGASPAQVQWVVSGYALTFALALVTAGRLGDALDRRRIFLFALSAFVLFSAACGAAPNITLLVVARLAQGLAAGFMAPQNSALIQQLFRGAERGRAFGFFGATVGISSAVGPITGGAILALASGADGWRWIFYVNVPIGILAVLLGRRLLPRVQGTGRGHVDATGVALLGLGVLALMYPLVQADSGGIERLWWLFPVGVVVLLAFAQWQRRLVARGDQPLLDPRLFSTVRGYAVGAGVGTLYFIGFSGVWLVFALFYQHGLGFSPLRSGLAVTPFAVGSAFAAVVAGRLVERLGRLLTVCGLAGVILGLGGTALLLHFVDLGTAPWVAAPVLFLGGIGGGFVVSPNFTMTLRDVPVRMAGAAGGALQTGQRLGAAVGTAALPGLYYLVLGRHHDYRTAVVVALGAALIGMVASLALATFDWRRDRRARSGGGKRPQEAADDPVRSGRS from the coding sequence GTGAGTACGTCGACGTCGGCGGCAGGCGGCCGCGGCCAGGGGGCTCAGGACAGCGGCTACCAGCCGGATCCGCGCCGGTGGCGGGCCCTGTGGGTGACGCTCGTGGCCGGTTTCATGAGCCTGCTGGACGTGACGATCGTGGCGGTCGCCCTGCCCACCGTCCAGCGCGATCTGGGGGCCTCCCCCGCCCAGGTGCAGTGGGTGGTGTCCGGTTACGCCCTCACCTTCGCCCTCGCCCTGGTCACCGCCGGGCGGCTCGGTGACGCGTTGGACCGGCGCCGTATATTCCTGTTCGCGCTCAGCGCCTTCGTGCTGTTCAGCGCGGCCTGCGGGGCGGCCCCGAACATCACGCTGCTGGTGGTGGCCCGGCTCGCGCAGGGCCTCGCGGCCGGCTTCATGGCGCCCCAGAACTCCGCGCTGATCCAGCAGCTGTTCCGGGGCGCGGAACGCGGCCGGGCCTTCGGCTTCTTCGGCGCGACCGTCGGCATCTCCTCCGCCGTCGGACCCATCACCGGCGGCGCCATCCTGGCGCTGGCCTCCGGCGCCGACGGCTGGCGGTGGATCTTCTACGTCAATGTGCCCATCGGCATCCTCGCCGTACTGCTCGGCCGCCGGCTGCTGCCCCGCGTCCAGGGGACCGGGCGGGGCCATGTGGACGCCACCGGTGTCGCCCTGCTCGGCCTCGGCGTGCTCGCGCTGATGTATCCGCTGGTCCAGGCGGACTCCGGTGGGATCGAGCGGCTGTGGTGGCTGTTCCCGGTCGGTGTCGTCGTCCTCCTCGCCTTCGCCCAGTGGCAGCGGCGCCTGGTGGCCAGGGGGGATCAGCCGCTGCTGGATCCCCGGCTGTTCAGCACCGTGCGCGGCTACGCGGTCGGCGCGGGCGTCGGCACCCTGTACTTCATCGGCTTCAGCGGGGTGTGGCTGGTCTTCGCGCTCTTCTACCAGCACGGTCTGGGCTTCTCCCCGCTGCGCTCCGGGCTCGCCGTGACCCCCTTCGCCGTGGGCTCGGCGTTCGCGGCCGTGGTCGCCGGGCGGCTGGTCGAGCGGCTGGGCCGGCTGCTCACCGTGTGCGGTCTGGCGGGCGTGATCCTCGGCCTGGGCGGCACCGCGCTGCTGCTGCACTTCGTGGACCTCGGCACCGCGCCGTGGGTCGCCGCCCCGGTGCTGTTCCTCGGCGGCATCGGCGGTGGTTTCGTGGTCTCGCCCAACTTCACGATGACGCTGCGGGACGTACCGGTCCGGATGGCGGGCGCGGCGGGCGGCGCGCTCCAGACCGGGCAGCGGCTCGGCGCGGCGGTGGGCACGGCCGCGCTGCCCGGTCTCTACTACCTGGTGCTCGGACGGCACCACGACTACCGCACCGCCGTCGTCGTGGCGCTGGGCGCCGCGCTCATCGGCATGGTGGCGTCTCTGGCGCTCGCCACCTTCGACTGGCGGCGGGACCGGCGGGCGCGCTCCGGGGGCGGGAAGCGGCCGCAGGAGGCGGCCGACGACCCGGTGCGCTCCGGGCGGTCCTGA
- a CDS encoding MFS transporter, protein MTATDHENPVDPVDPAAVRRHRMLFRAIEKRRNPKLRRSDITVTDESAVKRATKAAALGNAMEWYDFGIYSYLAATLGKVFFPSGSHTAQLLSTFATFAVAFLVRPIGGMVLGPLGDKIGRKTILALTMIMMAIGTFAIGLIPSHAAIGIWAPALLIFFRLVQGFSTGGEYGGASTFIAEYAPDKRRGYFGSFLEFGTLAGYVGASGLVVALTSLLSDDQMLHWGWRVPFLVAAPLGFIGLYLRLKLDETPAFQKLEGGQAQATEAADAVETSAASDLGKIFTHYWRPLLLCVALVAAYNIADYMLLSYMPTYLSDELGYDTNHGLLILLIVMVLQMCVINQVGRLSDRFGRKPLLMTGMLGFLVLSVPSFLLIRQGDIVLITLGLLLMGLSLVAMLGTMSAALPAIFPTHVRYGSLSVAYNFSASLFGGTTPLVITALIGAFHTNLVPAFYAVGAAAVGVIAVLCMKETANKPLAGSPPSVESEAEAAELVRAQSPDPKF, encoded by the coding sequence ATGACGGCGACTGACCACGAGAACCCGGTGGATCCGGTGGATCCCGCCGCGGTCAGGCGCCACCGGATGCTCTTTCGTGCCATCGAGAAACGACGCAACCCGAAGCTGCGCCGCAGCGACATCACGGTGACCGACGAATCGGCCGTCAAACGCGCCACGAAGGCGGCCGCTCTCGGTAATGCGATGGAGTGGTACGACTTCGGTATCTACAGCTATCTGGCCGCGACCCTGGGCAAGGTCTTCTTCCCCTCGGGCAGTCACACCGCCCAGCTGCTCAGCACCTTCGCGACCTTCGCGGTCGCCTTCCTGGTACGGCCCATCGGCGGCATGGTCCTCGGGCCGCTCGGCGACAAGATCGGCCGCAAGACGATCCTCGCCCTCACCATGATCATGATGGCGATCGGCACCTTCGCCATCGGCCTGATCCCCTCGCACGCCGCGATCGGCATCTGGGCCCCGGCCCTGCTGATCTTCTTCCGGCTGGTGCAGGGCTTCTCGACCGGCGGTGAGTACGGCGGCGCCTCCACGTTCATCGCGGAGTACGCGCCCGACAAACGGCGCGGCTACTTCGGCAGCTTCCTGGAGTTCGGCACCCTCGCCGGGTACGTCGGGGCGTCCGGCCTCGTCGTCGCCCTGACCAGCCTGCTCAGCGACGACCAGATGCTGCACTGGGGCTGGCGCGTCCCCTTCCTGGTCGCGGCGCCGCTCGGCTTCATCGGCCTGTATCTGCGGCTCAAGCTGGACGAGACGCCCGCCTTCCAGAAGCTGGAGGGCGGCCAGGCCCAGGCGACCGAGGCCGCCGACGCGGTGGAGACCTCGGCCGCCTCCGACCTCGGCAAGATCTTCACCCACTACTGGCGGCCGCTGCTGCTGTGCGTCGCCCTCGTCGCGGCGTACAACATCGCCGACTACATGCTGCTGTCGTACATGCCGACCTATCTGTCCGACGAACTCGGCTACGACACCAATCACGGGCTGCTGATCCTGCTGATCGTGATGGTCCTCCAGATGTGCGTGATCAACCAGGTCGGCCGCCTCTCGGACCGTTTCGGCCGCAAGCCGCTGCTGATGACGGGCATGCTCGGCTTCCTGGTGCTGTCGGTGCCCTCGTTCCTGCTCATCCGGCAGGGCGACATCGTCCTGATCACCCTGGGCCTGCTGCTGATGGGCCTGTCCCTGGTGGCCATGCTCGGCACGATGTCCGCGGCCCTCCCGGCGATCTTCCCGACGCATGTCCGCTACGGCTCCCTCTCGGTCGCCTACAACTTCTCCGCCTCGCTCTTCGGCGGCACCACCCCGCTGGTGATCACGGCCCTGATCGGCGCCTTCCACACCAATCTGGTTCCGGCGTTCTACGCCGTGGGCGCGGCGGCCGTGGGCGTCATCGCGGTCCTGTGCATGAAGGAGACGGCGAACAAGCCGCTGGCCGGCTCCCCGCCGTCGGTGGAGTCCGAGGCCGAGGCCGCCGAACTGGTCAGGGCCCAGTCCCCCGACCCGAAGTTCTGA
- a CDS encoding LacI family DNA-binding transcriptional regulator codes for MTAGEGRGGRPTLEMVAARAGVGRGTVSRVVNGSPHVSAQARAAVEAAIAELGYVPNRAARALAADRTDAVALVIPESETRLGAEPYFLDIVRGVSTELANTDMQLLLTLIRTPRERRRLGQHLAARRVDGVLLVSVHENDPLPSLLERLRVPTVLNGRRSEREWMSYVDADNVGGARSAAEHLIGLGRRTVATITGPLDMYVARCRLDGYTQAMNSAGLGGGTSLVAHGDFTEEGGRAAMRALLERHPGLDAVFAASDVMASGALHILRQSGRRVPEDVALIGFDDSAVARHADPPLTSVRQPTQEMGRTMARVLLEEIESRNGIRRHVVLSTDLVVRESA; via the coding sequence ATGACTGCGGGCGAGGGGCGGGGCGGCCGGCCGACGCTGGAGATGGTCGCCGCGCGGGCCGGGGTCGGGCGGGGCACGGTCTCGCGAGTGGTCAACGGCTCCCCGCACGTCAGCGCCCAGGCGCGGGCGGCGGTGGAGGCGGCGATCGCCGAGCTGGGCTACGTGCCCAACCGTGCCGCCCGCGCGCTGGCCGCCGACCGCACGGACGCGGTCGCGCTGGTCATCCCCGAGTCGGAGACCAGGCTAGGCGCCGAGCCGTACTTCCTGGACATCGTGCGCGGTGTGAGCACCGAACTCGCCAACACCGACATGCAGTTGCTGCTCACCCTGATCCGCACCCCGCGCGAACGCCGGCGTCTGGGCCAGCATCTGGCGGCCCGCCGCGTCGACGGCGTGCTGCTGGTGTCCGTGCACGAGAACGACCCGCTGCCCAGCCTGCTGGAGCGGCTGCGGGTGCCGACCGTGCTCAACGGCCGGCGCTCGGAGCGGGAGTGGATGTCGTACGTCGACGCGGACAACGTCGGCGGCGCGCGGTCCGCCGCCGAGCATCTGATCGGCCTGGGCCGGCGGACCGTCGCCACCATCACCGGCCCGCTGGACATGTACGTCGCACGCTGCCGGCTCGACGGCTACACCCAGGCGATGAACTCCGCGGGCCTCGGCGGCGGCACCTCGCTGGTGGCCCACGGCGACTTCACCGAGGAGGGCGGCCGCGCCGCCATGCGCGCCCTGCTGGAGCGGCACCCCGGCCTCGACGCCGTCTTCGCCGCCTCCGACGTCATGGCCAGCGGCGCCCTGCACATCCTGCGCCAGTCGGGGCGGCGGGTGCCCGAGGACGTGGCGCTGATCGGCTTCGACGACTCCGCGGTGGCCCGGCACGCCGACCCGCCGCTCACCAGCGTGCGCCAGCCGACGCAGGAGATGGGCCGCACCATGGCACGGGTGCTGCTGGAGGAGATCGAGTCCCGCAACGGCATCCGGCGTCATGTGGTGCTCTCCACGGACCTGGTGGTGCGCGAGTCCGCCTGA